One part of the Flavobacterium johnsoniae UW101 genome encodes these proteins:
- a CDS encoding reverse transcriptase/maturase family protein gives MEIEEWFKLKRYPHIGEPITQKDYKWIKRYVQDENCIKKHSFLPLVHKCIVQRKYRADLSTNTRNPSGKRRRIIGTPKIRNIYYSSHLDSLIFSYYNYLLSENYKELMKLKNFNNSIVAYRKIPLFEGSEKNKCNIDFAKDTFEYIEKNKEKKLSVIVADVTSFFDNLNHKILKKQWSRLLNEKTLPDCHFNVFKALTNLRYVESDQLFNSYFGTMIVEKGIPNSDKKEYKRIKINSNKYFKEKNAVAYCSKSDFLKNNLNLIISANSTKGIPQGSPISATLANVYMMDFDQEVYDKIVSNKGFYQRYSDDLIIICEQEFEDDIIKFVRDRIQNLVKLEISESKTKVYRFEELNGKFLGFEIDEKTKEPNFNKTLEYLGFEYNGQKILVKTSGFSKFYRSMKRSFKKSTSLAINSKNPDRDIFKSRLYKRFTYKGARRKLIFRPSKDNPRLYLKTKEYYWGNYLSYLYKANDSMKSINRSDAIKRQSKKIWKSFHRLMRYHESRL, from the coding sequence ATGGAAATAGAAGAATGGTTTAAATTAAAACGTTATCCTCATATTGGAGAACCAATAACACAAAAAGATTATAAATGGATTAAGAGGTATGTGCAAGATGAAAACTGCATTAAAAAGCATAGTTTTTTACCCTTAGTACATAAATGTATTGTTCAAAGAAAATATCGTGCTGATTTATCTACAAATACCAGAAATCCTAGTGGAAAAAGAAGACGAATTATAGGAACTCCTAAAATCAGAAACATTTATTATTCATCTCATTTAGATTCTTTGATATTTTCATATTACAATTATCTACTAAGTGAAAATTATAAAGAATTGATGAAATTAAAAAATTTCAATAATTCAATCGTAGCTTATCGCAAAATTCCCCTTTTTGAGGGTTCAGAGAAAAACAAATGTAATATTGATTTTGCGAAAGATACTTTTGAATATATTGAAAAGAATAAAGAGAAAAAACTCAGTGTAATTGTTGCAGATGTAACATCTTTTTTTGATAATTTAAACCATAAAATATTAAAAAAACAGTGGAGTAGACTACTAAATGAGAAAACCTTGCCAGACTGCCATTTTAATGTATTTAAAGCACTTACAAACCTACGATACGTAGAATCAGATCAATTATTTAATAGTTATTTTGGAACTATGATTGTGGAAAAAGGTATTCCTAATTCAGATAAAAAAGAATACAAAAGAATAAAAATTAATTCTAATAAATATTTCAAAGAAAAAAATGCTGTTGCTTATTGTAGTAAAAGTGATTTTTTAAAGAATAATTTAAATCTTATTATCTCTGCCAATAGTACTAAAGGAATACCTCAAGGTAGTCCAATAAGCGCAACATTAGCGAATGTTTATATGATGGATTTTGATCAGGAGGTATATGATAAGATTGTATCGAACAAAGGTTTTTATCAAAGATACAGCGATGATTTAATTATTATTTGCGAACAAGAATTTGAAGATGATATAATTAAGTTTGTTAGAGACAGAATTCAGAATTTAGTAAAATTAGAAATTAGTGAAAGTAAAACTAAGGTTTACAGATTTGAAGAATTAAATGGAAAATTTTTAGGCTTTGAAATAGATGAAAAAACAAAAGAACCTAATTTTAATAAAACTTTAGAGTATTTAGGTTTTGAATATAATGGGCAAAAAATTTTAGTTAAAACTTCGGGTTTCTCTAAGTTTTATAGATCAATGAAAAGATCTTTTAAAAAATCTACATCTTTGGCAATTAACAGTAAAAATCCAGATAGAGACATTTTCAAATCTAGATTATATAAAAGATTTACATATAAAGGGGCAAGAAGAAAATTAATTTTTCGCCCATCAAAAGATAATCCAAGATTGTACTTGAAAACAAAAGAATATTATTGGGGAAATTATTTAAGTTATCTTTATAAAGCAAATGATAGCATGAAATCAATAAATAGATCTGATGCCATAAAAAGACAAAGTAAAAAAATTTGGAAAAGTTTTCATAGATTGATGAGATATCATGAAAGTCGATTATGA
- a CDS encoding helix-turn-helix domain-containing protein — MSTLTKPNHIGRKISRIRELRDMKQEALAQALGTNQQAISILENSETIDEDKLIAIAKALGVTAEAIKNFSEEGVINYFNTFNDSDNNFNSYNTCTFNPLDKLVESFEENKKLYERLLQSEKDKIEYLEKLLKEK, encoded by the coding sequence ATGAGCACACTAACAAAACCAAATCATATAGGGCGAAAAATAAGCCGTATTCGTGAACTTCGTGATATGAAGCAGGAAGCTTTGGCGCAGGCTTTAGGAACAAATCAACAGGCGATTTCTATTTTAGAAAATAGTGAAACGATTGATGAAGATAAACTTATTGCAATTGCAAAAGCATTGGGTGTAACAGCAGAAGCAATTAAAAACTTTTCAGAAGAAGGTGTGATTAATTATTTTAATACGTTTAACGATTCAGATAATAATTTTAATAGTTATAATACTTGTACTTTCAATCCATTGGATAAACTAGTAGAATCTTTTGAGGAAAATAAAAAGCTTTACGAGCGTTTGCTTCAGTCAGAAAAAGATAAAATAGAATATTTAGAAAAATTGCTAAAAGAGAAATAA
- a CDS encoding secretion protein, whose translation MKKILKLSLVCAVLFTGSTYAIDGNEDFNLHVIKANGKLITFALNRVQKANLAIYDKDGSLIYSETASGKDGILRTFSLEEFPEGTYFLEAEDNVKKVRHEIKITDEATVLSAKAISTVYKAGYAAKNTSVAVR comes from the coding sequence ATGAAAAAGATTTTAAAATTGAGTTTAGTATGTGCTGTACTTTTTACAGGAAGTACGTATGCAATTGATGGGAACGAAGATTTTAATCTTCATGTAATAAAAGCAAACGGAAAGCTTATAACATTTGCTCTTAACAGAGTACAAAAAGCAAACCTTGCAATTTACGACAAAGACGGATCTCTAATTTATTCTGAAACTGCTTCAGGTAAAGATGGAATATTAAGAACCTTCAGCTTAGAAGAATTTCCGGAAGGAACTTACTTTTTAGAAGCAGAAGACAATGTAAAAAAAGTTAGACACGAAATTAAAATTACAGATGAGGCTACAGTTTTATCTGCAAAAGCTATTTCGACAGTTTATAAAGCAGGATATGCTGCTAAAAATACAAGCGTAGCAGTGCGCTAA
- a CDS encoding T9SS type A sorting domain-containing protein encodes MKKNLKLSLVCAVLLSGLSTYAIDGGNVFNMHVMKANGKMITFALNQVQKASISIYDKNGSLIYSENASGKEGILRTFSLEEFPEGTYFLEIEDNNKKARHEIKITNETSVLSSKAL; translated from the coding sequence ATGAAAAAGAATTTAAAATTGAGTTTAGTATGTGCTGTACTTTTATCAGGATTAAGTACTTATGCAATAGACGGAGGTAACGTTTTTAATATGCACGTTATGAAAGCAAATGGTAAAATGATCACTTTTGCTTTAAACCAGGTTCAAAAAGCAAGCATTAGCATATATGACAAAAATGGAAGTTTAATTTATTCTGAAAATGCTTCTGGAAAAGAAGGTATTTTAAGAACATTCAGTTTAGAAGAATTTCCAGAAGGAACTTATTTCCTTGAAATCGAAGACAACAATAAAAAAGCAAGACACGAAATTAAAATTACAAACGAAACTTCTGTTTTGTCTTCAAAAGCACTTTAA
- a CDS encoding T9SS type A sorting domain-containing protein, protein MKKIVKLSLVCAVLLSGFSTYAIDGNEDFNLHVLKNGKNITFGLNQVQRAKLAIYDKEGTLFYSEIASGKDGILRTFNLQDFPDGVYFLEVEDNAKKVRYEINVNNEVTTLSSKAISSVYKTTEKNTSVAVR, encoded by the coding sequence ATGAAAAAGATTGTAAAATTAAGTTTAGTATGTGCGGTGCTTTTATCAGGTTTCAGTACTTATGCGATTGATGGAAATGAGGACTTTAATCTTCATGTATTAAAAAACGGAAAAAATATCACTTTTGGTCTTAATCAAGTACAAAGAGCAAAATTGGCTATATACGATAAAGAAGGTACATTATTCTATTCTGAAATTGCTTCAGGTAAAGATGGAATTTTAAGAACTTTCAACTTACAGGATTTTCCTGATGGAGTTTACTTTTTAGAAGTTGAAGACAACGCTAAAAAAGTAAGATACGAAATCAACGTAAATAATGAAGTTACAACTTTATCTTCAAAAGCAATATCATCAGTTTACAAAACAACTGAAAAAAATACAAGCGTAGCAGTACGCTAA
- a CDS encoding AraC family transcriptional regulator, producing MKTIAPALEVITNSYGSSFTYTKHAEKTNSKAHLWHYHPEIELVYINGGAGKRQIGSHVSYYTNGSLILIGSNLPHCGFTNEQTGNVNETVIHIKPEFLGNGFFGVPEMRKIQNVLSQSKGGIAFGGETKKQIGKKIEMMEHQLPFERLLTLLSILDELDSSEEYTMLNADGFAMELQTQDNDRMNVVFNYVKDNFQQSIAIDEVSSLVSMTTPSFCRYFKKISNKTFTEFVNEYRLVHASKLLAEKPISINEVCYESGFNNFSHFSKSFKQYTGKSASQYRHEHKIIIS from the coding sequence ATGAAAACAATTGCCCCAGCTCTTGAAGTGATAACTAACTCATACGGAAGTTCTTTTACCTACACGAAACACGCCGAAAAGACCAATAGCAAAGCTCATTTATGGCATTATCATCCTGAGATTGAGTTGGTTTATATAAACGGCGGGGCAGGAAAAAGACAAATAGGAAGCCATGTTTCCTATTACACAAATGGTAGTTTGATCTTGATAGGCTCTAATTTGCCGCATTGCGGTTTTACGAATGAACAAACGGGAAACGTAAACGAAACGGTTATTCATATTAAACCTGAGTTTTTGGGGAATGGCTTTTTTGGAGTACCGGAAATGAGAAAGATTCAAAATGTTTTGAGTCAGTCAAAAGGCGGAATTGCTTTTGGAGGCGAAACAAAAAAACAAATTGGAAAGAAAATAGAAATGATGGAGCATCAGCTTCCGTTCGAACGTCTGCTTACACTTTTAAGTATTTTGGATGAGTTAGATTCATCTGAAGAATACACAATGCTGAATGCAGATGGTTTTGCAATGGAGCTTCAAACTCAAGATAACGATCGTATGAATGTTGTTTTTAATTATGTAAAAGATAATTTTCAGCAGTCTATCGCTATCGACGAGGTTTCCAGCCTGGTAAGTATGACAACTCCTTCGTTTTGTCGTTATTTTAAAAAAATATCTAATAAAACATTTACTGAATTTGTAAACGAATATCGTTTGGTACATGCTTCAAAACTTTTGGCCGAAAAACCAATAAGTATAAACGAGGTTTGTTATGAAAGCGGTTTTAATAATTTCAGCCACTTTAGTAAATCGTTTAAACAATATACCGGAAAAAGCGCATCGCAATACCGCCACGAACACAAGATTATAATTAGTTAA
- a CDS encoding alpha/beta hydrolase encodes MKNLKILLFAVFLCLSSMSYAAKVDTLQIASAAMSKTYKAAVVLPNSYAKSKTAFPVMYLLHGAYGHFSDWLKNTPNKKLVQNLSDQYNLIIVMPEGETFSFYLDSPVNKESQFETFITQEVIQKVDKTYRTISNRNGRVITGLSMGGHGALYLSTRHPDLFCAAGSMSGAVDMGTMLNRESSAQVVKLMQPVFGDKSDSSEMYAQHAVMGMLDKIKANKLPLVIDCGVDDFLIEPNRELHRRLVYNKVEHDYTERPGAHTWDYWENSLPYHVLFFNKILLKNQVVTKK; translated from the coding sequence ATGAAAAACCTTAAAATTTTACTATTCGCCGTTTTTCTGTGTCTTTCGTCAATGTCATACGCAGCAAAAGTAGACACTTTACAAATTGCAAGTGCAGCCATGAGTAAAACTTACAAAGCTGCAGTTGTTTTGCCAAATTCTTATGCTAAAAGTAAAACCGCTTTTCCAGTAATGTATTTACTGCACGGTGCATACGGACATTTTAGCGATTGGCTGAAAAATACGCCAAACAAAAAACTCGTTCAAAATTTATCAGATCAATACAATCTTATTATTGTAATGCCAGAAGGCGAGACCTTTAGCTTTTATCTGGATAGTCCGGTAAATAAAGAAAGTCAGTTTGAAACTTTTATTACACAGGAAGTAATTCAAAAAGTAGATAAAACCTACCGAACAATAAGTAATAGAAACGGAAGAGTAATTACAGGTCTGTCAATGGGAGGGCATGGTGCTTTGTATCTTTCGACAAGACATCCTGATTTATTTTGCGCGGCAGGAAGTATGAGCGGTGCAGTAGATATGGGTACAATGCTTAATCGTGAATCATCGGCTCAGGTCGTAAAATTAATGCAGCCTGTTTTTGGAGATAAAAGTGATAGTTCTGAAATGTACGCACAGCACGCTGTTATGGGAATGCTCGATAAAATAAAAGCAAACAAACTGCCTTTAGTTATAGATTGTGGTGTAGATGATTTCCTAATAGAGCCAAACAGAGAATTGCACCGCCGATTAGTATATAATAAAGTAGAACACGATTACACCGAACGTCCGGGTGCGCATACTTGGGACTACTGGGAAAATTCACTGCCATATCACGTTTTGTTCTTCAATAAAATTTTGCTTAAAAATCAAGTAGTTACTAAGAAATAG
- a CDS encoding TerC family protein → MIVWTLFLLAVVFILALDLGVFNKTPHIISTKEASKWTLIWVTLSFLFSGVIYWLYTTDYIENPDGLKPAVASMKFITGYLIELSLSVDNIFVIAIIFASFKIPQKYQHRVLFWGILGAIVFRGLMIFFGVMLINKFAWTTYIFGIFLIFTAVKMLFSGEEEDFHPKDSFVYKALGKIIPITSEMDGEKFFILTEKGKKAATPLFVALIVIEVMDVLFAVDSVPAILAITKDPFLVFSSNIFAILGLRSMYFFLANMLAKFSYLEYSLVAILAFVGLKMLLHDWIHVPEWASLGFIALSLLVGILVSLKFGKEKVLTDSDLDQH, encoded by the coding sequence ATGATAGTCTGGACTCTCTTTTTGCTGGCCGTAGTTTTTATTCTTGCTTTAGATTTAGGTGTATTTAACAAAACACCTCATATTATAAGCACCAAAGAAGCCAGCAAATGGACCTTAATTTGGGTTACTTTATCCTTTCTTTTTTCAGGAGTAATTTATTGGCTTTACACTACAGATTATATCGAAAACCCTGATGGTTTAAAACCTGCAGTAGCTTCAATGAAGTTTATTACCGGTTATTTAATCGAGTTATCTTTAAGTGTCGATAATATCTTTGTAATTGCGATCATTTTTGCATCGTTTAAAATCCCGCAAAAATACCAACACCGTGTTTTATTCTGGGGAATTCTGGGCGCAATTGTATTCCGCGGATTAATGATTTTCTTCGGAGTAATGCTTATCAATAAGTTTGCGTGGACTACTTATATCTTTGGAATCTTCTTAATATTTACAGCCGTAAAAATGTTATTTTCCGGCGAAGAAGAAGACTTTCACCCAAAAGACTCTTTTGTTTACAAAGCTTTAGGAAAAATTATTCCTATTACATCAGAAATGGATGGTGAGAAATTTTTCATTTTAACCGAAAAAGGAAAAAAAGCCGCTACCCCGCTTTTCGTAGCTTTGATTGTAATTGAGGTAATGGACGTTTTATTTGCTGTAGATAGTGTTCCTGCAATTCTTGCTATTACTAAAGATCCGTTTTTAGTATTCAGTTCTAATATTTTTGCAATTCTGGGATTACGTTCTATGTATTTTTTCCTGGCAAATATGCTGGCAAAATTCAGTTATTTAGAATATAGCTTAGTTGCCATTTTAGCTTTTGTTGGTTTAAAAATGCTTTTACACGATTGGATACACGTTCCAGAATGGGCATCTTTAGGATTTATTGCACTTTCACTTTTAGTAGGAATCTTGGTTTCGCTTAAATTCGGAAAAGAAAAAGTATTAACTGATTCTGATTTAGATCAGCATTAA
- a CDS encoding glutamine synthetase beta-grasp domain-containing protein: protein MAKIKLEYIWLDGYEPTQNLRSKTKVEEHENFKGTLEELGNWSFDGSSTKQAEGGSSDCLLVPVAIYPDPTRINGWLVMSEVMYADGTPHPSNGRATIDDDNDDFWFGFEQEYFIMDTKTQLPLGFPVGGYPAPQGMYYCSVGGKNTHGRKLVEEHADLCIAAGINFEGINQEVACGQWEFQLFAKGAKKAGDEIWVARYLLDRLTEKYGYYIEYHPKPLGDTDWNGSGMHANFSNEVLRTCGDQATYERICEAFRPVTAEHIAVYGAYNDQRLTGKHETASIHDFSYGVSDRGCSIRIPLMTVQKGWKGWLEDRRPASNGDPYKIAARIIKTVKSAL, encoded by the coding sequence ATGGCTAAAATTAAGTTAGAGTACATTTGGTTAGACGGATATGAACCAACTCAAAATCTTAGAAGTAAAACTAAAGTTGAAGAGCACGAAAATTTCAAAGGAACATTAGAAGAACTTGGAAATTGGTCATTTGACGGTTCGTCAACAAAACAAGCTGAAGGTGGATCTTCTGACTGTTTATTAGTTCCAGTTGCAATCTATCCAGATCCAACTCGTATTAACGGATGGTTAGTAATGTCTGAAGTTATGTATGCTGATGGAACTCCGCACCCATCTAACGGAAGAGCCACAATTGATGATGATAATGATGATTTTTGGTTTGGTTTCGAACAAGAGTATTTCATCATGGATACTAAAACACAACTTCCACTTGGTTTCCCAGTTGGAGGATACCCTGCTCCACAAGGGATGTACTACTGTTCAGTAGGTGGAAAAAACACTCACGGTAGAAAATTAGTTGAAGAACACGCTGATTTATGTATCGCTGCAGGAATCAACTTTGAAGGAATCAACCAAGAGGTTGCCTGCGGACAATGGGAATTCCAATTATTCGCTAAAGGTGCTAAAAAAGCAGGAGACGAAATCTGGGTTGCTCGTTACTTATTAGACCGTTTAACTGAGAAATATGGTTACTATATTGAATATCACCCAAAACCTCTAGGAGATACAGACTGGAATGGTTCTGGAATGCATGCTAACTTCTCTAACGAAGTTTTAAGAACATGTGGAGACCAGGCTACTTACGAAAGAATTTGCGAAGCTTTCCGTCCTGTTACTGCTGAGCACATCGCAGTTTACGGAGCTTACAATGACCAACGTTTAACTGGTAAACACGAAACAGCTTCTATTCACGATTTCTCTTATGGAGTTTCAGACAGAGGATGTTCTATCAGAATTCCTTTAATGACTGTTCAAAAAGGATGGAAAGGATGGCTGGAAGACAGAAGACCAGCTTCAAACGGAGACCCTTACAAAATTGCTGCTAGAATTATCAAAACTGTTAAATCAGCTCTATAA
- a CDS encoding glutamine synthetase III family protein: protein MSTLRFQALKEASTRKPVHFEEIDRKSNLFGSNVFNEKAMKQYLTSDALKGVRDAIQHGTKIERKLADYIAMGMKEWALSKGVTHYTHWFQPLTGTTAEKHDAFFETSYDGNESVEKFGGAQLVQQEPDASSFPNGGIRNTFEARGYTAWDPTSPAFIYGTTLCIPTVFIAYTGEALDNKIPLLRALSAIDEAATEVCKYFDKNVKKVTATLGWEQEYFLIDKALANSRPDLMMTGRTLLGHTSAKGQQLDDHYFGSIPTRALTYMRDLEQECMLLGIPVKTRHNEVAPNQFELAPIFEETNLAVDHNSLLMDVMQRVAERHDFKVLFHEKPFKGVNGSGKHNNWSLATDTGVNLLSPSKTPMSNLQFLTFFINTIKAVNDNETLLRASIATASNDHRLGANEAPPAIMSVFIGAQLTKVLSELESVTTGKLSPEEKTDLKLNVVGKIPDVLLDNTDRNRTSPFAFTGNKFEFRAVGSNSNCSNAMTTLNAIVAKQLIDFKNEVENLIESKDMKKDDAIFNVLREYIKQSKKILFEGDGYSEAWEKEAAKRGLSNFKTTPEAIKAKVSKQALELFAELGIFNHVEAEARYEIELEEYTKKIQIEGRVLGDIARNHVIPTAIRYQNTLIENVKGLKEIFGKEFETIAKEQITLIKEISGHIEGINSKVLAMTNERKKANQLTDAQKMAEAYCNKVKPYFDEIRNHCDKLELLVDDESWTLTKYRELLFTK from the coding sequence ATGTCAACATTACGTTTCCAAGCGCTAAAAGAAGCTTCTACCAGAAAGCCGGTGCATTTTGAAGAAATTGATAGAAAATCTAATCTTTTTGGTTCAAATGTGTTTAATGAAAAAGCAATGAAGCAGTATTTAACTTCTGATGCTTTAAAAGGAGTAAGAGATGCCATTCAACATGGAACGAAGATAGAACGAAAACTGGCAGATTATATCGCCATGGGAATGAAAGAATGGGCATTATCAAAAGGTGTTACACATTATACACACTGGTTTCAGCCGCTTACAGGAACAACAGCAGAAAAACATGATGCTTTTTTTGAAACGTCTTATGACGGCAATGAGTCTGTAGAAAAATTTGGCGGTGCACAATTAGTACAGCAGGAACCAGATGCATCAAGTTTCCCAAATGGTGGAATTAGAAATACATTTGAAGCAAGAGGTTATACAGCCTGGGATCCAACTTCGCCTGCTTTTATATATGGTACAACTTTATGTATTCCAACTGTATTCATCGCTTATACTGGTGAAGCTTTAGATAATAAGATACCTTTATTAAGAGCATTATCTGCAATTGACGAAGCAGCTACAGAAGTTTGTAAATATTTTGACAAAAACGTAAAAAAGGTAACGGCAACATTAGGATGGGAGCAGGAATATTTCCTGATCGACAAAGCTTTGGCAAATTCTCGTCCAGACTTAATGATGACAGGAAGAACCTTATTAGGTCATACTTCTGCAAAAGGACAGCAGTTAGACGATCACTATTTTGGATCTATCCCAACCCGCGCGCTTACTTATATGAGAGATTTAGAGCAGGAATGTATGTTATTGGGTATTCCGGTAAAAACGCGTCATAATGAGGTTGCGCCAAATCAGTTTGAGTTAGCACCAATTTTTGAAGAAACAAATCTTGCTGTAGATCATAACTCTTTATTAATGGATGTAATGCAGAGAGTAGCAGAACGTCACGACTTTAAAGTATTATTTCACGAAAAACCATTTAAAGGTGTAAACGGTTCTGGTAAACACAATAACTGGTCGCTGGCAACAGATACAGGAGTTAATTTATTGAGTCCGAGCAAAACGCCAATGAGCAATTTACAATTTTTGACTTTCTTTATTAATACAATAAAAGCAGTAAACGATAACGAAACTTTATTAAGAGCTTCTATCGCAACAGCAAGTAACGATCACAGGTTAGGAGCAAACGAAGCGCCTCCGGCAATTATGTCTGTATTTATTGGAGCGCAATTAACAAAAGTATTGTCTGAGTTAGAAAGTGTAACAACAGGAAAACTTTCTCCAGAAGAAAAAACAGATCTTAAATTAAATGTAGTTGGGAAAATTCCAGACGTATTATTAGACAATACAGATCGCAACAGAACTTCGCCTTTTGCTTTTACAGGAAATAAATTTGAGTTTAGAGCCGTAGGTTCAAATTCAAACTGTTCAAACGCAATGACCACTTTGAATGCGATTGTAGCAAAACAATTAATAGACTTTAAAAATGAAGTAGAGAACCTAATTGAGTCGAAAGACATGAAAAAGGACGATGCTATTTTTAATGTTTTAAGAGAATACATCAAACAATCTAAAAAAATCCTTTTTGAAGGAGACGGTTACAGCGAAGCTTGGGAAAAAGAAGCAGCAAAAAGAGGCTTAAGCAACTTTAAAACTACTCCGGAAGCTATTAAGGCAAAAGTATCAAAACAAGCTTTGGAGTTATTTGCTGAACTTGGAATTTTTAACCACGTTGAAGCCGAAGCCCGTTACGAAATTGAATTGGAAGAATACACAAAGAAAATCCAGATTGAAGGCAGAGTTTTAGGTGATATTGCCAGAAACCATGTAATTCCAACAGCAATTCGTTATCAGAATACTTTAATTGAAAATGTAAAAGGTTTAAAAGAAATCTTTGGAAAAGAATTTGAAACCATTGCAAAAGAACAAATTACTTTAATAAAAGAAATTTCAGGTCATATTGAAGGAATCAATTCTAAAGTATTGGCAATGACTAATGAAAGAAAAAAAGCAAACCAATTGACTGATGCCCAAAAAATGGCCGAAGCATATTGCAATAAAGTAAAACCTTATTTTGATGAAATTCGTAATCACTGTGATAAATTAGAATTATTAGTTGATGACGAAAGCTGGACACTAACAAAATATAGAGAATTACTGTTCACGAAATAA
- a CDS encoding curlin-associated protein codes for MKKVILSISAMLFVGVAAIAQGNTSSVNQVGNSDTGIVNQNGQTNDSKIDQLGDSNKSEVYQGIQPATYNAVNNKADVKQDGNSNGAFISQSNHDNQAYQTQKGNSNSATIWQDQIVNAPSSTGGFDKAWQTQTGNNNTATVDQGTTGNEKPTGAPFTAAQIGHVNGVAVPVGPHSKNEATQTQKGDNNVAYASQGGVSNKSWQTQTSPSGTTAANKNVSNHYQYGDENQATSVQNGTKLTENTLQIGNKNTATVTQTGAAHSSIAFSKGNMNVITVTQSN; via the coding sequence ATGAAAAAAGTAATTCTAAGCATCTCAGCGATGCTGTTTGTGGGAGTAGCGGCAATCGCTCAAGGTAACACTTCATCAGTGAACCAAGTCGGAAATTCTGACACCGGTATTGTGAATCAAAACGGACAAACAAATGATTCTAAAATTGACCAGTTAGGAGATTCAAACAAATCAGAAGTTTATCAGGGAATTCAACCGGCAACTTACAATGCAGTAAACAATAAAGCTGATGTAAAACAAGACGGTAACAGCAATGGTGCATTTATTTCTCAAAGCAACCATGATAACCAAGCTTATCAAACTCAAAAAGGAAACAGCAACTCTGCTACAATCTGGCAAGATCAAATTGTTAATGCACCAAGCTCAACTGGTGGATTTGACAAAGCCTGGCAGACACAAACTGGTAACAACAACACTGCAACTGTAGATCAAGGTACTACTGGTAACGAAAAACCAACGGGAGCTCCTTTTACAGCTGCTCAAATTGGACATGTGAATGGTGTAGCTGTTCCGGTTGGTCCTCACAGCAAAAATGAGGCTACTCAAACTCAAAAAGGAGATAATAACGTAGCTTATGCCAGCCAAGGTGGTGTTTCTAACAAATCATGGCAGACACAAACTTCTCCAAGCGGTACTACTGCAGCAAACAAAAATGTTTCAAACCACTATCAATATGGTGATGAAAACCAAGCTACATCTGTACAAAACGGTACTAAGTTAACAGAAAACACATTACAGATTGGAAACAAAAATACAGCAACTGTAACTCAAACTGGTGCAGCACACAGCAGTATTGCTTTCTCTAAAGGAAACATGAATGTAATCACTGTTACTCAAAGCAACTAA
- a CDS encoding CsgE family curli-type amyloid fiber assembly protein yields MGKDFYDRYYYKYNDIGINADKIVTIGEEYSFARNTAITVSIDNEVIYEFLARPDDEFLDAVAEESVNATFTYLKEKEKERKYFTQY; encoded by the coding sequence ATGGGAAAAGATTTTTATGACAGGTATTATTACAAGTACAATGATATTGGAATCAACGCTGATAAAATAGTCACAATAGGTGAAGAATATAGTTTTGCGAGAAACACCGCTATAACCGTTTCTATAGATAACGAAGTTATATACGAGTTTCTGGCCAGACCAGACGACGAATTTTTAGACGCTGTTGCAGAAGAATCTGTAAATGCAACCTTCACTTATTTGAAAGAAAAAGAAAAAGAGCGCAAATATTTCACTCAGTATTAA
- a CDS encoding curli production assembly/transport component CsgF, whose product MKFISILAVFLLISPFINAQALVYKPVNPAFGGDTFNYQWLLSSAEAQNKQKDKTAETKEQTDLERFKANLNSQLLSQISSTLYKQQFGTDGIKEGSYTFGSYSVDVYPSADGLTLNILDTNTGEQTQVIIPNQ is encoded by the coding sequence ATGAAATTTATATCCATCCTCGCAGTATTCCTGCTTATTTCTCCATTTATAAATGCGCAGGCTTTAGTTTATAAACCTGTAAATCCTGCATTTGGCGGAGACACTTTTAATTATCAATGGCTTTTGAGCAGTGCCGAGGCTCAAAATAAGCAAAAGGATAAAACAGCCGAAACAAAAGAACAAACAGACCTAGAACGGTTTAAAGCCAATTTAAATTCGCAGCTCTTAAGTCAGATTTCGAGTACGCTTTATAAACAGCAATTTGGTACTGACGGTATTAAAGAAGGCTCTTATACCTTCGGAAGTTATTCTGTCGACGTTTATCCATCAGCAGATGGACTCACACTTAATATTTTAGATACTAATACAGGCGAACAAACTCAGGTAATCATCCCAAATCAATAA